Proteins encoded together in one Vigna angularis cultivar LongXiaoDou No.4 chromosome 5, ASM1680809v1, whole genome shotgun sequence window:
- the LOC108339999 gene encoding senescence-specific cysteine protease SAG39 encodes MVVKRKFYYILLTLLFCMTFWSFQVTCRTLQDASMYERHEQWMNRYGIEYKDPEERDKRFRIFKENVNYIEVSNNAANKPYLLGINQFADLTNEEFIARRNRFKAHMCSSIIRSTTFKYENVTAIPSTVDWRQKGAVTPVKNQGQCGCCWAFSAVAATEGIHALTTGKLISLSEQELVDCDTKGVDQGCEGGFMDDAFKFIINNHGLNTEANYPYKGVDGKCNAKAEAIGAATITGYEDVPVNNEKALQKAVANQPVSVAIDASGSDFQFYKSGVFTGSCGTELDHGVTAVGYDVSDDGSKYWLVKNSWGTEWGEEGYIRMQRGVAAQEGLCGIAMMASYPTA; translated from the exons ATGGTTGTAAAAAGAAAGTTCTACTATATTTTACTGACATTGCTTTTCTGCATGACATTCTGGAGTTTCCAAGTCACATGTCGCACTCTCCAAGATGCCTCGATGTATGAGAGACATGAACAATGGATGAATCGTTATGGCATAGAGTACAAGGACCCTGAGGAAAGGGATAAGCGTTTCAGAATATTTAAGGAAAATGTGAATTACATCGAAGTCTCCAACAATGCTGCCAATAAACCTTATCTGCTAGGCATTAACCAATTTGCAGACCTCACCAACGAGGAGTTCATAGCACGCAGAAATAGGTTCAAGGCCCACATGTGTTCCTCAATCATAAGGTCAACCACTTTTAAGTATGAAAATGTGACTGCAATTCCTTCTACAGTGGACTGGAGGCAAAAGGGTGCAGTTACGCCTGTGAAGAACCAAGGTCAATGTG GATGCTGTTGGGCGTTTTCCGCAGTTGCAGCAACGGAAGGAATTCATGCACTCACTACTGGGAAACTGATCTCTTTATCTGAACAAGAACTTGTTGATTGTGACACAAAAGGTGTAGACCAGGGTTGTGAAGGTGGTTTTATGGATGATgccttcaaattcatcattaaCAATCATGGACTCAACACCGAAGCCAATTACCCCTACAAGGGTGTTGATGGAAAATGCAATGCAAAGGCAGAAGCCATCGGTGCTGCAACCATTACTGGCTACGAAGATGTCCCTGTTAACAATGAGAAAGCCCTTCAGAAAGCGGTGGCCAATCAACCAGTTTCTGTAGCCATTGATGCAAGTGGCTCTGACTTTCAATTTTACAAGAGTGGAGTCTTCACTGGTTCTTGTGGAACTGAACTGGATCACGGTGTGACTGCTGTGGGATATGATGTTAGTGATGATGGGAGCAAGTATTGGTTAGTTAAGAACTCATGGGGAACAGAGTGGGGTGAAGAAGGCTACATTAGGATGCAAAGAGGTGTGGCTGCTCAAGAAGGACTGTGTGGCATAGCTATGATGGCATCTTATCCTACTgcataa
- the LOC108339983 gene encoding senescence-specific cysteine protease SAG39: MVAKNKFYHISLALLFCIGFLAFQVSCRTLQDVTMYEKHEEWMARYGKWYKDPQEREKRFKIFKENVNYIEAFNSAANKPYKLAINQFADLTNKEFIAPRNRFKGHMCSSIIRTTPFKYENVTSVPSTVDWRQKGAVTPVKDQGQCGCCWAFSAVASAEGIHQLSSGKLISLSEQELVDCDTKGVDQGCEGGLMDDAFKFIIKNQGLNTEANYPFKGVDGTCNAKAASSHAATINGFEDVPANNEKALQKAVANQPVSVAIDASGSDFQFYKSGVFTGSCGTELDHGVTAVGYGVSNDGTEYWLVKNSWGTEWGEEGYIRMQRGVDSEEGLCGIAMQASYPTA, from the coding sequence ATGGTTGCAAAAAATAAGTTCTATCATATTTCACTGGCATTGCTTTTTTGCATTGGATTCTTGGCTTTTCAAGTCTCATGTCGCACTCTCCAAGATGTCACCATGTATGAGAAGCATGAGGAATGGATGGCTCGTTATGGCAAATGGTATAAGGACCCTCAAGAAAGAGAAAAGCGTTTCAAGATATTCAAGGAAAATGTGAATTACATTGAAGCCTTCAACAGTGCTGccaataaaccttacaagttAGCCATTAATCAATTTGCAGACCTCACCAACAAGGAGTTCATAGCACCAAGAAATAGATTCAAGGGGCACATGTGTTCCTCAATCATAAGGACAACCCCTTTTAAGTACGAAAATGTGACGTCAGTACCATCCACAGTGGATTGGAGACAAAAGGGTGCGGTGACACCAGTCAAAGACCAAGGCCAATGTGGATGTTGCTGGGCGTTTTCTGCTGTTGCATCAGCAGAAGGAATTCATCAATTGAGCTCTGGAAAATTGATTTCTTTGTCTGAACAAGAACTTGTTGATTGTGACACAAAGGGTGTGGATCAAGGTTGTGAAGGTGGTCTTATGGATGATGCTTTCaaattcatcatcaaaaatcaAGGACTCAACACTGAAGCCAATTACCCTTTCAAGGGCGTTGACGGAACCTGCAATGCAAAGGCAGCATCTAGTCATGCCGCTACCATTAATGGGTTCGAGGATGTCCCAGCAAACAATGAGAAGGCACTGCAAAAGGCTGTAGCGAATCAACCAGTTTCTGTTGCAATTGATGCTAGTGGCTCTGACTTTCAATTTTATAAGAGTGGTGTCTTCACTGGTTCATGTGGAACTGAGTTGGACCACGGTGTGACTGCTGTGGGATATGGTGTCAGCAACGATGGAACTGAGTATTGGTTGGTTAAGAACTCATGGGGAACTGAGTGGGGTGAAGAAGGCTACATTAGAATGCAAAGGGGTGTAGATTCCGAGGAAGGGCTGTGTGGCATTGCTATGCAAGCATCTTACCCTACTGCATAG